The stretch of DNA TTCTAAACGCAGCGATGCCGAGGACAGGCAGAGACAGCCTCTAACTCTTTGCCTGTCCTCGGCATCGCTGCGTTTAAGTAAGTTTTTCCAGATCGAACGGCAGTCGTCGGATGCGCTTACCTGTGGCGGCAAACACGGCATTGGCGAGGGCAGGGGCGAGGGGCGGCAAACCCGGTTCGCCCGCACCTTTGATAGTGGGTCCACCTTCGGCCAGAATATGCACCTCTATCGTCGGCATCTCATCGATTCGCAACATCCGGTTCGTATCGAAATTGCCCTGTACGGCTTTGCCATTCTCAAACGTGATACCATCTTTAAGGGCCGCCGTCAGAGCCATCGCAATTGCGCCTTCCATCTGCGTCCGCACATTGTCGGGGTTTACGACCGTGCCCATGTCGGCCACGCAGTAAACCTTCTCAATCTTCACCGACCCGTTGGCCCGTTTCGATACCTCGACTACCTGCCCGGCCAGCCCGGCGAAAAATTCATATTGCGCTACACCCCGGCCCCAGCCCTGTGGCAGCGGCTTGTCCCAGTTTGACACCTCGCGGAGTTTGGTCAGCACGCGTTTCGTGTCCGACTCTTTGGTGAGCATTGCCAGCCGGAATGTCATTGGGTCCTGCCCGGCTTTGTGGGCCATTTCATCGAGAAAACATTCGTGCGAAAACGCCAGCGTCGTACTTGTTACGGCCCGCCAGTAGGTGAGCGGGAACGGAAAGTCGGCGAAAACGTAGCGCGTATTCAGGTTCGGAATTTCGTACTTCTGCTCACCCGTGCCTTCCAGCATAGTACCGTCGGGCTTGGTTCGGTCATACTTTTCCTCCATCGTTGCATCGATAGAGGGCGAAATGACTTTGTGTTGAAACGCAACGACTTTACCATCAGTCGATAACGCCCCGCGCATGGCCGAGAAGGTCATTGGTCGGAATGGCCCCAGCCGGGTATCATCTTCACGCGTCCAGATTACTTTTACGGGTTTTCCTACGGCTTTGGCAATAAGCGCAGCCTCGGTCGCGAAATCCTGCGTGAGCCGCCGACCAAAGCCGCCCCCGCTAAACAGAATATTGGCCGTAACATTGTCTTCAGGAATGCCCAGCACTTTTGCCAGTTCGTCTTTTACCAAATCCGGCCCCTGCGACGATACCCAGACTTCAACCTTGTCGGGTGCATTCCAGCGGGCAGTAGCGTTCATCGGCTCCATTGGCGAGTGGCTCACGATGGGCGTTTCGTAGAGCGCTTCGAGTTTTGTGGGCGAATCGGCAAAGGTTTTATCGAAGTCGCCTGCGTTATGACCCACCACGCCGTCGGTAGCGGCCAGTACGCGCAGGCTGTTTTCGTAATCCGTCGAATTGAACGTGTCGATGCCCAGCGTGTTCCATTCGATTTGCAATGCTTTGCGCCCCTGCAAGGCGGCCCAATATGAATCGGCCACGACGGCTACGCCGTCGTATCGGTTTTTGCCCATCACGCGTTCCACCTTCACCACGTCGCGAACGCCTTTTATAGCCTTCGCTTTGCTGGCGTCGAATTTCACCAAACCGCCACCCAGCGCGGGGCATCGCTCAACCGACGCGTAGAGCATACCCGGAACCTTTGCGTCGATACCGAACTGCGCCCGGCCCGAAACTTTCAGCGGCACGTCGGGGCGGGGCATCGACTTATTCAGGATGCGGAAGTTGGCCGGGTTAGTAAGGGGCGGGTCTTTCGGAACCGGTAATTTGGCGGCTGGCTCGGCCAGTTCGCCGTAGGTCATTTTGCGGCCCGTGGGTTTATGCACGATGGTCGCATTTTCGGCGATGCACTCGGTTAGCGGCACACGCCACTGCTGGCTTGCAGCCTGCCGAAGCATCTCCCGCGCCGACGCGCCTACTTTCCGTAATTCCTGGTATTTGCCCCGAACCGAGTAGCTGCCGCCCGCTGTTTGGTTCCCGAAGGCTTTTTCGCCCCCCGTTTGCCGAATCGTCACCTGATCGAGCGTCACGCCCAGTTCTTCGGCCACCAGCGCGGGCAATGACTGATACGACCCCTGCCCAATTTCAGGGATTGGGTTCAGAATCGTGATTTTACCCGACTTTTCGATCACCACATAGGGCGTCACGTCAAACGTAACTGGCCCGGTGGCCAGGTTATGTACTATACCGGCGTTGGCTTTTGAAAAGCCCAGCATAAAAGCGGCACCAGTTAGCCCGGCGGCTTTCAGGAAATCTCGTCGGGCCAACGGCTGGCGACTGTTGGACGGTGTTGGTTTCGCGCTCATCGTTTGCCAAGTTTAGGGTTCGATTTTGGCATTTTGGGTGTCGTGGCGGTCATCTCGGCTGATGCCGTATGAATAGCGGCCCGAATGCGCTGGTAGGTACCACACCGGCAAATGTTGCCCTGCATAGCCGTATCGATGTCGGCATCGGTTGGTTTCGGATTTTGCTTCAGCAACGCCACCGCGCTCATAATCTGCCCCGACTGGCAGTAGCCGCATTGCGGCACCTGATGCTGTATCCAGGCTTTTTGAACCGGGTGGTCGGCGTTTTTAGCGATGCCTTCGATGGTCGTGATCTTCTGCCCGGCTACCGCCGATACAGGAATGCTGCACGAACGCGTTGGCTGGCCGTCGAGGTGAACCGTACAGGCTCCGCATTGGGCGATGCCGCAGCCAAACTTGGTGCCGGTCAGCCCTACCACGTCACGGATGGCCCAGAGCAACGGCATATCAGGGTCAATGTCGAGGGTACGTGGCTGGTTGTTGATGGTTAGTTTTATGGTTGCCATGCTGGTAGCGTGCTATTACTCCGAAAGTTACGTTATTTGTCCGGCCCAAACTTCAGTCAGGCCGAGAAACTTGTTTCTCTGTCAGCTACCACGTTCAGGCATCGGGCGAGATTAAAATGGGCGCAACTTGCAGGCTGTCAAAATAGTGGACATCGAAAGGCTCCGTCCGTGCCCCTTCAGCACTGGCCCGGTGGTGAAATCGTGGCTGGAAGAGTGCGGGTATTGATGAATTTGCTGTTATGAACACCGACCAGATTCCTTATTTCGCAACAATCAACCACTTTCTGACGGCTATCCAGGCCAGTCATCGGACAGCCAACGACGCGCTGTTTTGCCTGCGTGTAGAAGATACGTTTCCGCATACGGTCGATGTAATGCCGCCGTTTAGAAAAGGATTTTATTTTATTTCATTCATTACCGACACCGGCGATACACAGATTGGCTACGACGATAGGCAGGTTAGCAACCTGCAAACGTATCTGGTTTTTCAATCGCCGGGGCATTTGTTTAGCTGGCACCGCGACCGCACTGTTCGGGGCTATCTGATTTACTTTACCAAAGAAGCGTTCCAGTTTTTCCGGCCTGACTTTGACGACGAGTTCCCGTTTTTCAACGTTCTGCACACAAATTTCTTTAATCTCCAGCAAGACCATTTCGCCCGTTTCGCCCCTCTGCTCGATGAGGTGTTTGCGGCTTATCGGCGTTGGCCCTTGCCTACCGATCCGCCTATCGCGGCTTTAAAACTGCTGGCCGTTTTGTATGAGTGTCGGGCATTTGTGGCCGACCTGAACCGCTACGAACAGCGGTTTAGCACACCCGAACAACGAACGCTGAAACGCTTTCGCGAACTGGTCGGCAATTTTTACCTTGACAAACGGACGGTTGAAGACTACGCCGATTTGCTCAATATAACGCCACAGTACTTATCAGGATTGGTTAAAACGGCGACTGGTCAACGTCCGTTGCATATTATTAGCCAGAAATTGGTCGATGAGGCCAAAATCCTTCTTCGGTACACCGCAAACGATATATCGGAAGTGGCCTACCAGCTAAACTTCAGTGACCCGGCCAACTTCGGGCGTTTTTTCAAAAAACATACGCAGAAAACTCCTCTCGAATACCGCCGGGAAACCGCACTGCAAAATTGACCAGCACCTTCCCACTTTTGACCACAGCCGCCCCGCTCGCCACCGCTATGTTTGTTGTGTCGTTTCAAACACATAAATACAGCTATGACAATCGCTATTTTATGTACGGGCATGGTCGGACAAACGTTCGCCAACACACTGGTTGCCAAAGGGCATACCATTTTTATGGGCACCCGCCACGTGGCCGACACGCTCAAAAAGCCGGGCAATCCGGCTATGAACCTGCCACCCTTCGCCGATTGGGTGGCCGCCCATCCAACTGTACAACTCACGTCTTTTGCCGAAGCTGCCGCAGCCGCCGACCTGCTCATTAACGTAACTGCCGGAACCGCGTCGGTTGCTGCGCTGGAGACGATCAGCGAACAGAATCTGGCCGGGAAAATACTTATCGACGTTGCCAACCCGCTCGATTTCTCGAAAGGAATGCCGCCAACCCTCAGTATCGTAAACAACGATTCGCTGGGCGAAACCATCCAACGCCAGTTTCCTGATCTGAAAGTGGTGAAAACGCTGAACACCATGAACTGTTTTGTGATGGTGAACCCGGCGTTGATTTCGGGGCCTCATAACGTGTTCGTAAGCGGCAACGACGCAGCCGCCAAACAAATGGTGAGCATGTTTCTGACCGAACAGTTTGGCTGGACACCCGCCAGTATCATCGACCTTGGCGACATCACAACGGCCCGTGGCACCGAACAACTGCTGCCTATCTGGATTCGGCTGTGGGGCGCGCTGCAAACGCCCATGTTCAATTTTGCCATCACGCGGGCATGAAAACGATACTAATTACGGGCGCAACGGAGGGTGTGGGCAAGGCAACGGCCCACGCTCTGGCCGGGCAGGGACACCGGCTGAT from Spirosoma montaniterrae encodes:
- a CDS encoding xanthine dehydrogenase family protein molybdopterin-binding subunit produces the protein MSAKPTPSNSRQPLARRDFLKAAGLTGAAFMLGFSKANAGIVHNLATGPVTFDVTPYVVIEKSGKITILNPIPEIGQGSYQSLPALVAEELGVTLDQVTIRQTGGEKAFGNQTAGGSYSVRGKYQELRKVGASAREMLRQAASQQWRVPLTECIAENATIVHKPTGRKMTYGELAEPAAKLPVPKDPPLTNPANFRILNKSMPRPDVPLKVSGRAQFGIDAKVPGMLYASVERCPALGGGLVKFDASKAKAIKGVRDVVKVERVMGKNRYDGVAVVADSYWAALQGRKALQIEWNTLGIDTFNSTDYENSLRVLAATDGVVGHNAGDFDKTFADSPTKLEALYETPIVSHSPMEPMNATARWNAPDKVEVWVSSQGPDLVKDELAKVLGIPEDNVTANILFSGGGFGRRLTQDFATEAALIAKAVGKPVKVIWTREDDTRLGPFRPMTFSAMRGALSTDGKVVAFQHKVISPSIDATMEEKYDRTKPDGTMLEGTGEQKYEIPNLNTRYVFADFPFPLTYWRAVTSTTLAFSHECFLDEMAHKAGQDPMTFRLAMLTKESDTKRVLTKLREVSNWDKPLPQGWGRGVAQYEFFAGLAGQVVEVSKRANGSVKIEKVYCVADMGTVVNPDNVRTQMEGAIAMALTAALKDGITFENGKAVQGNFDTNRMLRIDEMPTIEVHILAEGGPTIKGAGEPGLPPLAPALANAVFAATGKRIRRLPFDLEKLT
- a CDS encoding (2Fe-2S)-binding protein: MATIKLTINNQPRTLDIDPDMPLLWAIRDVVGLTGTKFGCGIAQCGACTVHLDGQPTRSCSIPVSAVAGQKITTIEGIAKNADHPVQKAWIQHQVPQCGYCQSGQIMSAVALLKQNPKPTDADIDTAMQGNICRCGTYQRIRAAIHTASAEMTATTPKMPKSNPKLGKR
- a CDS encoding helix-turn-helix domain-containing protein, coding for MNTDQIPYFATINHFLTAIQASHRTANDALFCLRVEDTFPHTVDVMPPFRKGFYFISFITDTGDTQIGYDDRQVSNLQTYLVFQSPGHLFSWHRDRTVRGYLIYFTKEAFQFFRPDFDDEFPFFNVLHTNFFNLQQDHFARFAPLLDEVFAAYRRWPLPTDPPIAALKLLAVLYECRAFVADLNRYEQRFSTPEQRTLKRFRELVGNFYLDKRTVEDYADLLNITPQYLSGLVKTATGQRPLHIISQKLVDEAKILLRYTANDISEVAYQLNFSDPANFGRFFKKHTQKTPLEYRRETALQN
- a CDS encoding NADPH-dependent F420 reductase; the encoded protein is MTIAILCTGMVGQTFANTLVAKGHTIFMGTRHVADTLKKPGNPAMNLPPFADWVAAHPTVQLTSFAEAAAAADLLINVTAGTASVAALETISEQNLAGKILIDVANPLDFSKGMPPTLSIVNNDSLGETIQRQFPDLKVVKTLNTMNCFVMVNPALISGPHNVFVSGNDAAAKQMVSMFLTEQFGWTPASIIDLGDITTARGTEQLLPIWIRLWGALQTPMFNFAITRA